From Streptomyces yatensis, one genomic window encodes:
- a CDS encoding BlaI/MecI/CopY family transcriptional regulator: MPRPLGDLEDAVMTRVWKWNRPVTVREVLEDLQRERSIAYTTVMTVMDNLHHKGWLRREVEGRAYRYAAVSTRAAYSAALMNEAWSTSDNPAAALVAFFGMMSEEQRDALRDAMRVAQLGETGESPGESGR; encoded by the coding sequence GTGCCTAGGCCATTGGGAGATCTCGAAGACGCGGTGATGACGCGGGTGTGGAAGTGGAACCGCCCGGTCACGGTCCGCGAAGTGCTGGAAGACCTTCAGCGGGAACGCTCGATCGCCTACACCACCGTCATGACGGTAATGGACAACCTCCATCACAAGGGCTGGCTGCGCCGGGAGGTGGAAGGCCGCGCCTATCGATATGCCGCGGTCTCCACGCGCGCCGCCTACTCGGCCGCACTGATGAACGAAGCGTGGTCGACCAGTGACAACCCCGCGGCCGCTCTCGTCGCGTTCTTCGGGATGATGTCCGAAGAGCAGCGCGACGCACTACGGGATGCCATGCGCGTCGCACAACTGGGGGAGACCGGGGAGAGCCCCGGTGAGTCGGGGCGATGA
- a CDS encoding amino-acid N-acetyltransferase codes for MSSPLSKVVTVRRARTGDVRAVRRLIDSYVDDRILLDKATVTLYEDIQEFWVAERDEDAEVIGCGALHVMWEDLAEVRTLAVDRTLKGTGVGHLVLDKLLQTARWLGVRRIFCLTFEVDFFTRHGFVEIGETPVDGDVYSELLRSYDEGVAEFLGLERVKPNTLGNSRMLLQL; via the coding sequence ATGTCCTCCCCACTATCAAAAGTAGTCACCGTCCGCCGTGCCCGGACCGGCGATGTACGAGCGGTGCGCCGCCTCATCGACTCCTACGTGGACGATCGCATCCTGCTCGACAAAGCCACCGTGACGCTTTACGAGGACATCCAGGAGTTCTGGGTCGCCGAGCGCGACGAGGACGCTGAGGTCATTGGCTGTGGAGCGCTGCACGTCATGTGGGAAGACCTCGCGGAGGTCCGCACTCTCGCCGTCGATCGGACTCTCAAGGGCACCGGCGTAGGCCACCTGGTGCTCGACAAGCTGTTGCAGACGGCGCGCTGGCTGGGGGTGCGGCGCATTTTCTGCCTCACCTTCGAAGTCGACTTCTTCACCAGGCACGGCTTCGTGGAGATCGGCGAGACGCCGGTCGACGGCGATGTGTACAGCGAGCTCCTGCGTTCCTATGACGAGGGCGTCGCCGAGTTCCTTGGTCTCGAACGGGTGAAGCCGAACACCCTTGGCAACAGCCGGATGCTTCTGCAACTGTGA
- a CDS encoding histone-like nucleoid-structuring protein Lsr2 — protein MAQKVQVLLVDDLDGGEADETVTFSLDGKSYEIDLTTTNADKLRDALEPYTKGGRRTGGRASGGRGKARAASGGSQDTAKIRAWAKENGYEVNDRGRVPATVREAYEKANG, from the coding sequence ATGGCACAGAAGGTTCAGGTCCTTCTTGTCGACGACCTCGACGGCGGCGAGGCGGACGAGACCGTGACGTTCTCCCTTGACGGCAAGAGCTACGAGATCGACCTCACCACCACCAACGCGGACAAGCTCCGTGACGCCCTGGAGCCCTACACCAAGGGCGGCCGGCGCACCGGTGGCCGGGCTTCCGGCGGCCGGGGCAAGGCGCGCGCGGCGTCGGGCGGCAGCCAGGACACCGCGAAGATCCGCGCCTGGGCGAAGGAGAACGGCTACGAGGTCAACGACCGCGGCCGTGTTCCGGCGACCGTTCGTGAGGCATACGAGAAGGCCAACGGCTGA
- a CDS encoding SCO3374 family protein, protein MIHRVHGARPSAPAPAPSAHRCQSSRRCESSLRYERELGWPTAGSDPVELLTGVAFDVIELPAVAGRAMLRRVPRTGPVAVEGAWMRLLVAPGSADELPGLLDWLEWGGVALDLGAIGAGGRITAPCPSRSWPPALDAGAPGERCPQEAAVWLRPPDPKGEVEPTLPRTGFGGDGGAPDLVRLVNAAATECHRTRLVRARPLPRQRRAGKG, encoded by the coding sequence ATGATCCACAGGGTCCACGGCGCGAGGCCGTCCGCACCGGCACCGGCCCCCTCGGCACACCGGTGCCAGTCGTCGCGCCGGTGCGAGTCGTCACTCCGGTACGAGCGGGAGCTGGGCTGGCCGACGGCCGGCAGCGATCCCGTCGAATTGCTCACGGGGGTGGCCTTCGACGTCATCGAACTGCCGGCCGTGGCCGGACGGGCGATGCTGCGGCGCGTACCGCGGACCGGTCCGGTCGCGGTGGAGGGCGCCTGGATGCGACTTCTGGTGGCCCCTGGCAGCGCCGACGAGCTTCCGGGGCTGCTCGACTGGCTGGAGTGGGGCGGTGTGGCACTGGACCTGGGCGCGATCGGCGCCGGTGGCCGGATCACCGCGCCATGCCCCTCCCGCTCCTGGCCGCCGGCCCTGGACGCCGGGGCGCCCGGAGAGCGATGCCCGCAGGAGGCCGCCGTATGGCTGCGACCTCCCGACCCGAAGGGCGAGGTGGAGCCAACGCTGCCGAGGACAGGCTTCGGGGGCGATGGGGGCGCCCCCGATCTCGTACGGCTCGTGAACGCGGCGGCCACCGAATGCCACCGCACCCGATTGGTGCGCGCCCGGCCGCTGCCGAGGCAGCGGCGAGCCGGGAAAGGCTGA
- a CDS encoding ATP-dependent Clp protease ATP-binding subunit encodes MFERFTDRARRVVVLAQEEARMLNHNYIGTEHILLGLIHEGEGVAAKALESLGISLEAVRQQVEEIIGQGQQAPSGHIPFTPRAKKVLELSLREALQLGHNYIGTEHILLGLIREGEGVAAQVLVKLGADLNRVRQQVIQLLSGYQGKEAATAGGPAEGTPSTSLVLDQFGRNLTQAARESKLDPVIGREKEIERVMQVLSRRTKNNPVLIGEPGVGKTAVVEGLAQAIVKGEVPETLKDKHLYTLDLGALVAGSRYRGDFEERLKKVLKEIRTRGDIILFIDELHTLVGAGAAEGAIDAASILKPMLARGELQTIGATTLDEYRKYLEKDAALERRFQPIQVAEPSLPHTIEILKGLRDRYEAHHRVSITDSALVAAATLADRYISDRFLPDKAIDLIDEAGSRMRIRRMTAPPDLREFDEKIADVRREKESAIDSQDFEMAAGLRDKEKQLLAAKAKREKEWKAGDMDVVAEVDEELIAEVLATATGIPVFKLTEEESSRLLRMEDELHKRVIGQKDAIKALSQAIRRTRAGLKDPKRPGGSFIFAGPSGVGKTELSKTLAEFLFGDEDAMISLDMSEFSEKHTVSRLFGSPPGYVGYEEGGQLTEKVRRKPFSVVLFDEVEKAHPDIFNSLLQILEDGRLTDSQGRVVDFKNTVIIMTTNLGTRDISKGFNLGFAAQGDVKTGYERMKNKVNEELKQHFRPEFLNRVDDTVVFHQLTEEDIIQIVDLMTTKVDERLKDRDMGIELSGDAKKLLAKRGYDPVLGARPLRRTIQREIEDVLSEKILFGELRPGHIVVVDTEGEGEEKKFTFRGEEKSALPDTPPIESAAGGAGPNLSKEA; translated from the coding sequence ATGTTCGAGAGGTTCACCGACCGCGCGCGGCGGGTTGTCGTCCTGGCTCAGGAAGAAGCCCGGATGCTCAACCACAACTACATCGGCACCGAACACATCCTCCTGGGCCTGATCCACGAGGGTGAGGGTGTCGCCGCTAAGGCCCTGGAGAGCCTCGGGATTTCGCTCGAGGCGGTCCGCCAGCAGGTGGAGGAGATCATCGGGCAGGGCCAGCAGGCCCCGTCCGGGCACATCCCCTTCACCCCCCGTGCCAAGAAGGTCCTGGAGCTGTCGCTCCGCGAGGCCCTTCAGCTCGGCCACAACTACATCGGTACGGAGCACATCCTGCTCGGCCTGATCCGCGAGGGCGAGGGCGTCGCCGCCCAGGTCCTCGTGAAGCTGGGCGCCGATCTGAACCGGGTGCGGCAGCAGGTCATCCAGCTGCTCTCCGGCTACCAGGGCAAGGAGGCCGCCACCGCCGGCGGCCCGGCGGAGGGCACTCCCTCCACCTCGCTCGTCCTGGACCAGTTCGGCCGCAATCTCACCCAGGCCGCCCGCGAATCCAAGCTCGACCCGGTCATCGGGCGCGAGAAGGAGATCGAGCGGGTCATGCAGGTGCTTTCGCGCCGCACCAAGAACAACCCGGTCCTCATCGGCGAGCCCGGCGTCGGCAAGACGGCGGTCGTCGAGGGACTGGCCCAGGCCATCGTCAAGGGCGAGGTGCCCGAGACCCTCAAGGACAAGCACCTCTACACCCTGGACCTGGGCGCCCTGGTCGCCGGCTCCCGCTACCGCGGTGATTTCGAGGAGCGCCTGAAGAAGGTGCTCAAGGAGATCCGCACCCGCGGCGACATCATCCTGTTCATCGACGAGCTCCACACCCTGGTGGGTGCGGGTGCCGCCGAGGGCGCGATCGATGCCGCCAGCATCCTCAAGCCGATGCTGGCGCGGGGCGAGCTGCAGACCATCGGCGCGACCACGCTCGACGAGTACCGCAAGTACCTGGAGAAGGACGCGGCCCTGGAGCGCCGCTTCCAGCCCATCCAGGTCGCCGAGCCGTCGCTGCCCCACACCATCGAGATCCTCAAGGGCCTGCGGGACCGCTACGAGGCGCACCACCGCGTCTCGATCACGGACTCGGCCCTGGTCGCGGCCGCCACCCTGGCCGACCGCTACATCTCGGACCGCTTCCTGCCGGACAAGGCGATCGACCTGATCGACGAGGCCGGTTCCCGGATGCGGATCCGCCGGATGACCGCACCGCCGGACCTGCGCGAATTCGACGAGAAGATCGCCGATGTGCGCCGGGAGAAGGAGTCCGCGATCGACTCGCAGGACTTCGAGATGGCCGCGGGCCTGCGCGACAAGGAGAAGCAGCTCCTGGCCGCCAAGGCGAAGCGGGAGAAGGAGTGGAAGGCCGGCGACATGGACGTCGTCGCCGAGGTCGACGAGGAGCTGATCGCCGAGGTCCTGGCCACGGCCACGGGCATCCCGGTCTTCAAGCTGACCGAGGAGGAGTCCTCCCGGCTGCTGCGCATGGAGGACGAGCTGCACAAGCGCGTCATCGGCCAGAAGGACGCCATCAAGGCGCTCTCCCAGGCCATCCGGCGCACGCGTGCGGGCCTCAAGGACCCCAAGCGCCCCGGTGGCTCGTTCATCTTCGCGGGCCCGTCCGGTGTCGGTAAGACCGAGCTCAGCAAGACCCTCGCCGAATTCCTCTTCGGCGACGAGGACGCGATGATCTCGCTCGACATGTCGGAGTTCAGCGAGAAGCACACCGTCTCGCGGCTCTTCGGCTCCCCGCCCGGATACGTGGGCTACGAGGAGGGCGGCCAGCTCACCGAGAAGGTGCGCCGCAAGCCGTTCTCCGTGGTCCTCTTCGACGAGGTCGAGAAGGCCCACCCGGACATCTTCAACTCGCTGCTGCAGATCCTGGAGGACGGTCGGCTGACCGACTCCCAGGGCCGGGTCGTGGACTTCAAGAACACGGTGATCATCATGACCACCAACCTCGGCACCCGGGACATCTCCAAGGGCTTCAACCTGGGCTTCGCCGCCCAGGGCGATGTGAAGACCGGCTACGAGCGGATGAAGAACAAGGTCAACGAGGAGCTCAAGCAGCACTTCCGGCCCGAGTTCCTCAACCGTGTCGACGACACGGTCGTCTTCCACCAGCTCACCGAGGAAGACATCATCCAGATCGTCGACCTCATGACCACCAAGGTGGACGAGCGGCTCAAGGACCGCGACATGGGCATCGAGCTCAGCGGTGACGCCAAGAAGCTGCTCGCCAAGCGGGGCTACGACCCCGTGCTGGGCGCCCGGCCGCTGCGCCGGACGATCCAGCGCGAGATCGAGGACGTGCTCTCGGAGAAGATCCTCTTCGGCGAGCTGCGTCCGGGCCACATCGTGGTCGTGGACACCGAGGGCGAGGGTGAGGAGAAGAAGTTCACCTTCCGCGGCGAGGAGAAGTCGGCGCTGCCCGACACCCCGCCGATCGAGTCCGCCGCCGGTGGCGCGGGCCCGAACCTCAGCAAGGAGGCGTAA
- a CDS encoding NACHT domain-containing protein, with the protein MDPAAIATLVQELFVADGPVNRPVRIASLVAFQGDHRTLTERDLPRIAAALVNAEQGQGHPAPEQAQAQSQTQALTDALARTLHALGTVDLDDLRAVRLGPEAFARHLAIAAPDADEGLDADDASTHASLREAVCAHILRFLIRRSPFVTAAEDAAFEQRYAQDIIAAHDHLTIYGIDLAHSPDSWPLDAAYLSLETETDAGGPSAPAEQALAGRERVLLWGVAGSGKTTLVQRLAVSVARGDLPVPLAGLRGRVPFVLPVRRFRRDGFPEPDAFLSAVRYPHTAAQPPGWAERVLSHGRGLLLVDGVDEAPEGERERLREALRELPARYPGNIWLVTSRPSAVRENWLASERFTELKLSPLSREGVTAFIRRWHAAARQDITDGADLDRLSGYEETLLDAVRITRDLGRLATNPLMCGLLCALHRDRRGYLPRGRKALYDAALSMLLERRDRERAMLPPEGIDLPQEPKIQLLQKLAHWMLVNGRSEMDRTTAVETLGRHLPAIPHAAQQGGPEEIYRHLLNRTGLLREPTPGSVDFVHRTFQDYLSARAVVERHDFDFLIDHAHLDDWEEVIRMSVALARPDECGYLLEGLLAARKDARPVHARHRKLLAAACLEHATELDPEVRSRVHRYTRDLVRPTSLEAARALGWIGPIVLEMLPDPSGVSDEEAHRLAVTATSIADDRAIDYLVRLRDRASWAVRARLAGAWRRYDTDRYAEEIIGHLDERELDFPVSDLEELRALRRLGGRPCVQIAGALTPDQLAEGLVAERLTELWLAYDLGADLDLSWLAAFPRLHTLRLSHRNTGVTGVPEGVQVIVAGA; encoded by the coding sequence ATGGATCCCGCAGCCATAGCCACATTGGTCCAGGAACTCTTCGTCGCCGACGGGCCGGTGAACCGGCCCGTCCGCATCGCCTCCCTCGTCGCCTTCCAGGGCGACCACCGCACGCTCACCGAACGGGACCTGCCCCGGATCGCCGCCGCACTCGTCAACGCGGAACAGGGACAGGGACACCCCGCGCCCGAGCAAGCACAAGCGCAGTCGCAGACGCAAGCGCTCACCGACGCCCTCGCCCGCACCCTCCACGCCCTCGGCACCGTCGACCTGGACGATCTACGAGCCGTCCGCCTCGGCCCCGAAGCCTTCGCCCGCCACCTCGCCATCGCCGCCCCCGACGCCGACGAAGGGCTGGACGCGGACGACGCCAGCACGCACGCCTCACTACGCGAGGCCGTCTGCGCGCACATCCTCCGCTTCCTGATCCGCCGCTCCCCCTTCGTCACGGCCGCCGAGGACGCCGCGTTCGAGCAGCGCTACGCCCAGGACATCATCGCCGCCCACGACCACCTCACCATCTACGGCATCGATCTGGCCCACTCCCCCGACAGCTGGCCGCTGGACGCCGCCTATCTCAGCCTGGAGACCGAGACCGACGCGGGAGGCCCGAGCGCCCCCGCCGAACAGGCCCTCGCCGGACGCGAAAGGGTGCTGCTGTGGGGCGTTGCGGGGTCGGGCAAGACCACGCTGGTGCAGCGGCTCGCGGTGTCCGTGGCCCGCGGTGACCTCCCGGTCCCGCTGGCGGGGCTGCGCGGGCGGGTCCCCTTCGTGCTCCCCGTGCGCCGGTTCCGCCGCGACGGCTTCCCGGAGCCGGACGCCTTCCTGTCCGCCGTCCGCTATCCGCACACCGCCGCCCAGCCGCCGGGCTGGGCCGAGCGGGTGCTGTCCCACGGGCGCGGGCTGCTGCTCGTGGACGGGGTGGACGAGGCCCCGGAGGGGGAGCGTGAGCGGCTGCGGGAGGCGCTGCGCGAGCTTCCGGCGCGCTATCCGGGAAATATCTGGCTGGTCACCTCGCGCCCCTCGGCCGTACGGGAGAACTGGCTGGCCTCGGAGCGCTTCACCGAGCTGAAACTCTCCCCGCTCAGCCGCGAGGGCGTCACCGCGTTCATCCGGCGCTGGCATGCGGCCGCCCGCCAGGACATCACCGACGGTGCCGATCTGGACCGGTTGAGTGGTTACGAGGAAACGCTGCTGGACGCCGTGAGGATTACCCGGGACCTGGGCCGGCTGGCCACCAATCCACTGATGTGCGGTCTGCTGTGCGCGCTGCACCGGGACCGCCGCGGCTATCTGCCGCGCGGCCGGAAAGCTCTCTATGACGCGGCCCTTTCCATGCTGCTGGAACGGCGCGACCGCGAGCGCGCCATGCTGCCGCCGGAGGGAATCGACCTCCCCCAGGAACCGAAGATCCAGCTGCTGCAGAAGCTGGCGCACTGGATGCTCGTCAACGGCCGGTCCGAAATGGACCGGACCACCGCCGTCGAGACGCTCGGCCGGCACCTCCCGGCCATTCCGCACGCGGCGCAGCAGGGCGGGCCGGAGGAGATCTACCGACATCTGCTCAATCGGACCGGTCTATTGCGCGAGCCCACACCCGGTTCGGTCGATTTCGTGCACCGAACGTTCCAGGACTATCTCAGCGCGAGAGCGGTCGTCGAACGGCACGATTTCGACTTCCTGATCGACCACGCACACCTGGACGACTGGGAAGAAGTGATCAGAATGTCGGTCGCTCTCGCCCGCCCCGATGAATGCGGCTACCTCCTGGAGGGGCTGCTGGCGGCCCGTAAAGACGCCCGGCCGGTCCATGCCCGCCATCGCAAACTCCTGGCGGCCGCATGTCTGGAACACGCGACGGAGCTGGACCCCGAGGTGCGTTCCCGGGTGCATCGCTATACCCGCGATCTGGTACGCCCGACCTCGCTGGAAGCGGCCCGCGCGCTCGGCTGGATCGGGCCTATCGTGCTGGAAATGCTGCCCGATCCCAGCGGCGTATCCGATGAGGAAGCCCACCGGCTGGCCGTCACCGCCACCTCGATAGCCGACGACCGCGCCATCGACTATCTGGTCCGGCTGCGGGACCGCGCCTCCTGGGCGGTACGGGCGCGGCTCGCGGGCGCCTGGCGGCGATATGACACCGATCGTTACGCCGAGGAAATCATCGGCCATCTCGATGAGCGGGAACTCGACTTTCCGGTGTCGGACCTGGAGGAGCTGCGGGCCCTGCGCCGGCTCGGCGGCCGCCCCTGCGTCCAGATAGCCGGTGCGCTCACCCCGGACCAGCTGGCCGAGGGCCTGGTGGCGGAGCGGCTGACCGAGCTGTGGCTCGCCTACGACCTGGGCGCGGACCTGGACCTGAGCTGGCTGGCCGCCTTCCCCCGGCTGCACACCCTGCGGCTGAGCCACCGCAATACGGGGGTGACCGGAGTCCCGGAGGGCGTCCAGGTGATCGTGGCGGGCGCGTAA
- a CDS encoding ATP-binding protein translates to MATVAPQEPTAGPSEGPWTYSLRLPNDPRAARISRVTLRAVLASHGMAELTDTAELLTCELVTNAVRHSDGPAQLRIRHLCESRLRVSIWDTNPTIPAPFDAPPSPLDRFTALTEAATRLDATSGRGLLIVRLCADNWGGYPLADDLFGINGKLLWFELTPQQQAYEIAA, encoded by the coding sequence ATGGCAACCGTAGCGCCGCAGGAGCCGACCGCAGGACCGTCGGAGGGACCCTGGACGTACTCCCTCCGCCTGCCCAACGACCCACGGGCGGCCAGGATCTCGCGGGTGACTCTGCGGGCCGTCCTGGCCTCCCACGGCATGGCCGAGCTGACCGACACGGCGGAACTCCTCACCTGCGAGCTGGTCACCAACGCCGTGCGCCACTCCGACGGCCCGGCCCAACTCCGCATCCGCCACCTCTGCGAAAGCCGCCTCCGCGTCAGCATCTGGGACACCAACCCCACCATCCCCGCACCCTTCGACGCTCCGCCCAGTCCCCTCGACCGCTTCACCGCGCTCACCGAGGCCGCCACCCGCCTGGACGCGACCTCCGGCCGGGGCCTGCTCATCGTCCGGCTGTGCGCCGACAACTGGGGCGGCTACCCCCTCGCCGACGACCTCTTCGGCATCAACGGCAAGCTGCTCTGGTTCGAGCTCACCCCTCAGCAGCAGGCATACGAGATCGCCGCCTGA
- a CDS encoding helix-turn-helix domain-containing protein, which translates to MPPSSTPTARKQRLGAELRKLRERAGMSSTAAAALLGGNQARISNIEAGRYAVSAERVRVLAQNYSCSDQALVDALAGMTGDRKRGWWEEYRETFPSGLLDLAELEHHAVAARVAQVITVPGLLQTPEHARAIFRDVVPPLMPPEVEHRVSYRVKRQVVLFRDEPLPYTAIIHEAALRMQFGGAATAKAQLEHLIGMSERDHVTVVVIPFGGASFPISAHGVDYFCGPVTQLDTVQLDTAHGVELVDAAAQLEKYRLVLDRMEQAALGPDESRDLIRRIAREI; encoded by the coding sequence GTGCCGCCAAGTAGTACGCCCACCGCGCGGAAGCAAAGGCTGGGCGCCGAGCTGCGCAAACTGCGAGAGCGCGCAGGAATGTCATCGACTGCGGCCGCCGCTCTCCTGGGCGGCAACCAAGCGCGGATCAGCAATATCGAGGCAGGCCGCTACGCGGTGAGTGCGGAGCGGGTACGTGTTCTGGCGCAGAACTACAGCTGCTCGGATCAGGCGCTCGTGGACGCGCTCGCCGGAATGACGGGAGACCGAAAACGAGGCTGGTGGGAGGAGTATCGGGAGACGTTCCCCTCTGGGCTTCTGGACTTGGCAGAGCTTGAGCACCACGCCGTCGCGGCTCGAGTGGCCCAGGTGATCACTGTTCCCGGTCTGCTGCAGACTCCCGAGCACGCCCGGGCGATCTTTCGTGACGTCGTCCCGCCGCTCATGCCGCCTGAGGTGGAACATCGGGTGTCGTACCGGGTCAAGCGTCAGGTCGTCCTGTTCCGAGACGAGCCGCTGCCGTACACCGCGATCATCCACGAGGCCGCCTTGAGGATGCAGTTCGGCGGTGCGGCTACGGCCAAGGCCCAACTGGAACACCTCATCGGCATGAGCGAGCGGGACCATGTGACAGTCGTCGTCATCCCCTTCGGCGGCGCGTCCTTCCCCATCTCGGCACACGGGGTCGACTACTTCTGCGGTCCGGTGACCCAACTCGACACTGTCCAGCTCGATACAGCGCATGGCGTTGAACTGGTTGATGCTGCTGCTCAGTTGGAGAAGTACAGGTTGGTGCTCGACCGCATGGAGCAGGCCGCTCTGGGGCCGGACGAGTCACGGGACCTCATTCGCCGCATTGCGCGGGAGATCTGA
- a CDS encoding DUF397 domain-containing protein: protein MSRLDWRKSTFSEEASSCVYVAVTGNGKIRLRESDDPEVILRTTRASLRAFIRGAKAGAFDRIQRGGA from the coding sequence GTGTCCAGGCTCGACTGGCGGAAGTCCACGTTCAGTGAAGAGGCATCGTCCTGCGTCTACGTTGCGGTCACAGGCAACGGGAAGATCAGGCTCCGGGAGAGCGATGACCCCGAGGTCATCCTGAGAACCACGCGCGCCTCACTACGCGCCTTCATACGTGGCGCCAAGGCCGGTGCGTTCGACCGCATCCAGCGAGGTGGGGCGTAA
- a CDS encoding macrolide family glycosyltransferase, producing the protein MSRRRAHIAMVGIPAISHTLPSLEVIRELVARGHRVTYANDAFMADVIKPTGAEFVPFESTLPVADNDWPEDPIAAMTLFLDDAIRVLPQLRAVYDRDPADLYLYDIGAYAARALAEAQGRPVVQLSPTIVAWEGYHDEFGAQIMSLPGAEAYQEKFATWLAESGATTTDPNAFSGLPPRCVALVPRAMQPNADRVNTEVVTFVGPCLGDRADQGGWERPADAEKVLLISLGSAYTRQADFYRACVAAFGDLPGWHVVLQIGKYVDPGELGEIPGNVEVRNWVPQLAILERADAFVTHAGMGGSSEGLYCGLPMIAVPQGAEQPMNADRLVELGVARRIDTADATAGTLRAALTELTTDPEVARRSARLKAETRAEGGTGRAADLIEAALR; encoded by the coding sequence ATGTCCCGTCGCCGTGCCCATATCGCCATGGTCGGCATCCCCGCCATCAGCCACACCCTGCCCAGCCTCGAGGTCATCCGTGAGCTCGTGGCGCGCGGGCATCGGGTGACGTACGCCAACGACGCCTTCATGGCGGACGTCATCAAGCCGACCGGTGCCGAGTTCGTGCCGTTCGAGTCCACCCTCCCGGTCGCCGACAACGACTGGCCGGAAGACCCGATCGCAGCGATGACGCTGTTCCTGGACGATGCCATCCGCGTCCTGCCCCAGCTGCGCGCCGTGTACGACCGAGACCCGGCCGATCTGTATCTGTACGACATCGGCGCGTACGCCGCCCGTGCGCTCGCCGAGGCGCAGGGGCGCCCGGTGGTCCAGTTGTCACCGACGATCGTGGCCTGGGAGGGGTATCACGACGAGTTCGGGGCGCAGATCATGAGCCTTCCCGGGGCGGAGGCGTATCAGGAGAAGTTCGCGACCTGGCTCGCGGAGTCCGGCGCCACCACCACGGACCCGAACGCCTTCTCCGGCCTGCCGCCGCGCTGTGTCGCGCTCGTTCCCCGCGCCATGCAGCCGAACGCGGACCGGGTGAACACCGAGGTCGTGACGTTCGTCGGGCCCTGCCTCGGCGACCGTGCGGACCAGGGTGGATGGGAGCGCCCCGCCGACGCGGAGAAGGTGCTGCTGATCTCCCTGGGCTCGGCGTACACCCGGCAGGCCGACTTCTACCGGGCGTGCGTCGCGGCCTTCGGGGACCTGCCCGGGTGGCATGTCGTGCTGCAGATCGGCAAGTACGTCGACCCCGGTGAGCTGGGGGAGATCCCGGGCAATGTCGAGGTGCGCAATTGGGTGCCGCAGCTCGCGATTCTGGAGCGGGCCGACGCGTTCGTCACCCACGCGGGGATGGGCGGCAGCAGTGAGGGCCTGTACTGCGGGCTGCCCATGATCGCGGTACCGCAGGGCGCCGAGCAGCCGATGAACGCCGACCGGCTCGTGGAGCTGGGGGTGGCCCGCCGTATCGACACGGCGGATGCCACCGCCGGGACGCTGCGGGCGGCGCTCACCGAACTCACCACGGATCCGGAGGTGGCGCGGCGTTCGGCGCGGCTGAAGGCCGAGACGCGGGCCGAGGGCGGCACCGGGCGGGCCGCCGATCTGATCGAGGCCGCGCTGCGGTGA